In the genome of Synechococcus sp. UW179A, the window GAGTTTTCTGGCAATAGGTGATATTGATCAAGCTGAATCATTCGCACATCAAGCCCTCGCAATTAACGAAAACACCCCTGGAATCAATGAAATCCTCGGTATTATCTTTCAAAATAAAAACAAGCCCGATCAAGCCGTTGAGTTCTATCAGAAGGAATTAGGAATCAATCCCAAAGCTGACAACTCATTTCTCAATTTAGGACTTTTGCTCCTGCAAAAAGGACAGGCTGCAGATGCGGCGAAATCACTATCAAAGGCTTCAGCTCTAGCGCCAAGCGAGCAATGTTCGCTTCTTTTGGCGCAGGCCTATCAAAACCTCGGGCAATTCAAAGAAGCAATCGTCGAGTACAGAAAGTTGGATATTGACCAATCTAAAAACAAGATTATTCCATTCAATCTTGGGCTCTGTTTGCTCAACACTGGTAACAATATTGACGCTGTAGAAGCGTTTAAGATTGTCATTCAGCTTGATGAGTCGTTCATTCCCGCATGGACCAGTATTGGGAATGCTCTGATGAATGAAGGGAGGCAACAAGAAGCTCTGCCTGCAATACATAAAGCTCTTGCATTAGACCCTAATATACAAGGTGCCTACCTGAGCCTAGGCGGGATCTATAAAAATCTCGGTCAGCTCGATCAAGCCCTATCAGCAACCCTAAAGTCCTTAGAGCTCCAGCCTGATAACCCTGATGCATACAGCAACCTGGGCGGGATCTATTTAGATCTTGGGCGGCTCGATCAAGCACTTTCCTCAACGCTGAAGTCCTTAGAGCTCAAGCCTGATAACCCAGGTGCCTATCTGAACCTGGGTGGGATCTACAAAGAGCTCGGACAGCTCGATCAAGCACTTGCAGCAACGCTGAAGTCCTTAGAGCTCAAGCCTGATAACCCAGGTGCCTATCTGAACCTGGGTGGGATCTACAAAGAGCTCGGACAGCTCGATCAAGCACTTGCCTCAACACTGAAGACCCTAGAGATCGAGCCTGATAACCCCGATGCCCACATCAACCTGGGCGGGATCTACAAAACGCTCGGCCAGCTCGATCAAGCACTTGCAGCAACTCTGAGGTCCTTAGAGCTCAAGCCTGATAATCAAAGTGCCTATCTGAACCTGGGTGGGATCTACCAAGAGCTCGGACAGCTCGATCAAGCACTTACCTCAACACTGAAGACCCTAGAGATCAAGCCTGATAACCCCGATGCACACATCAACCTGGGCGGGATCTATTTAGATCTTGGGCAGCTCGATCAAGCACTTACCTCAACACTGAAGACCCTAGAGATCAAGCCTGATAACCCCGATGCACACATCAACCTGGGCGGGATCTATTTAGATCTTGGGCAGCTCGATCAAGCACTTACCTCAACACTGAAGACCCTAGAGATCAAGCCTGATAACCCCGATGCACACAGGAACCTGGGCGTGATCTACCAAGAGCTCGGGCAGCTCGATCAAGCACTTGCCTCAACACTGAAGTCCTTAGAGCTCAAGCCTGATAACCCCGATGCACACAGGAACCTGGGCGGGATCTACCAAGAGCTCGGACAGCTCGATCAAGCACTTGCCTCAACACTGAAGTCCTTAGAGCTCCAGCCTGATAACCCCATTACACACAAGAATATGGGTATAATTTTATTAGAAAAAGGGGAAGAAAAAGATGCAATAAATTGCTTCGAAAAAGCAGCACAACTTAAGCCAAGCGTTCCCAACTTATGCATGTCCAAATTACACTTTCCACGGATTGCCATGAGCAGCTGGGAAATAAAAGAACAAAGAAATAACTATCTGTCACACATAAAAAAAATTTTTCGAGAGAGAAATGTAAAGGAATCGGACAAGAACTTCATAGACTTATCCTTATTCATGTTAACCTATCAAAATGGCAAAGATGACAAGGAGCTACTTCAGGAAATCGGCAAAATAGTACATCCGTGGCTAGAGGTAAAATCTAAAAATGAAACATCGGCAGTCGCAGACTTCAGAGAAACAGATTCAAAAGCCAACCAAAAAAGGAGAATAGGGTTTTACTTTGACAATCCACATAAAGGTCATGTGATATTTCAGCACTACTTCAATTTGGTCAAGAGCATCAATAAAGAGAACATTGATGTAGCGCTTATAAAAGGTCCCTTGGCATCCAGCAAAAGCAGTAAAGAGCTAGAGAACTACGTCTCGAGGACCATACAACTTCCAAATAATCTAAGAAGATCGGTAGAAATGATCATAAAACTAAAATTAGATGTTCTCATATATACGGAAATTCATTCATCTCATGCACCTTACTGTTTGGCACATAACAGATTAGCAAAAGTGCAAATGGTACTACCAGGAAATTCAATAACAACCGGCATTAAAACAGTCGATTACTTCATATCCAGCAAATACACTGAAACAAATGCTTCAGAAGAAAATTACACAGAAAGACTGATTAAAATTAACGGAATACCCACTGGCATAGAAATTAAAAGTCACAAAGTTCGCAAAGACATTTGCGATATCTATGGGATACCCAAAGATGTAAACTTAGTGAGCTTATTGCATAATCCAGCAAAATTTCATCCAGACTGGGATGAAATACTAGAGGAAGTGGCGCAAAAATGCTATAACACGACTTTTCTAGTCCTAGACTTTAGTGAGCGGTCTTCCAGCTTGCTGTCAGAAAGATGGGAAAAATATGCACCAACACTTTTAGAAAAATCTAAATTCATGAAACCAATGCCAAAAGTCGATTATTTGAGCTTGATCTCATTCTGTGACGCGTTGCTTGACCCGTTACATCGAGGATGTGGGACTACTGCCTACGAGGCTTTGGCGAAGGGGATTCCAATCGTCACAAAACCAGGATTGCTTGCAAGAAGCAGGTTAGTATATGGTTTATACCAAATAATGAACATAAAAGATGCTCCGATTGCGTATTCGAACTCAGATTACATAGCATTATGCATTGAAATAACATCGAACAAAAATAAGTTGTTGCATCTTAAATCTCAAATCAAAAGCAAATTTCACAAAATAATATCTTCCAATTTCAGAGCCACCGAAGAATTGGCAAACTTATTGTCTGAAATCTAAATCAATGACCGATTACAACTTTTTTGATCACGACACGTACGCAAGATCTCGACCCAAGGAAGATTTTTGGGGGCAAATAAAACGCACAGTGCGGGGAGAACCTGCTGATGAAAACCAAATAAAATTCATAACAAAAGCAATCACAAATGGGCTTAAACTAGAACGAAATGATAACATTATCGATTTTTGTTGTGGGAATGGAGCATTGTCATCGAGATTGAAAAATAGTGTATCCAAACTGAAAGGGATTGACAACTCGGAGTATCTCATCTCTATTGCAAAAGAGTTTTTTGAAGAATCACCAGATATCAGTTTTATGCATTCAGAGATTATTGATTTTTTGAATTCTTCTACACCTACGGAAGCCTCCAAATATAGCAAGTCACTATGTTACGGATCTTTTTCGTACTTAGAGCAAACCATAATAGACAACATACTAGATCAGTTTAATCTAAAATTTAAAGCAATAAGCCGTTTTTATATCGGAAATATACCTGACAGATCGAGGGCAGATGTATTTTTCAAAGATTCAATACCACAAAATGCAGATCTCGCGTCTTGTAAAAGTGTAATAGGCAAATGGTGGACGAAGTCAGAAATAAGAGCTCTTTCAGAGAAATATAACTGGGAAGCTACTATTATCGATATGCCTGAGGCGTTCTACGCCAGTGCGTATCGTTTTGATGTTATACTTTCAAGAGATGTGTAAAATATAGAATATGACAATTAAAAAGAAAACTATAGGTACATCAAGTCTTGCCAAGCCAAGCTTGGATGCGTTTCTGCATTATTCAAATCTGTTTATCGAAGAAGGCCAGTATTCAAACAATGGTCCCTGCGTTAAATTGCTAGAAAAAAGACTGGCACGATTTCACAAATGCAAATACTGCATCACATTCTCGAATGGTTTTTGGGGCCTAGTATTAGCCCTAGACTGCCTTAAACTAGCCAATAGAAATGAAGTATTGATTCCATCCCTAACATATAGAAGGATGGCAGATTTGGTTACTTGGGCAGAGCTGAAACCAGTATATTACGACATCGACCCCAATACGCTTACAGCGAAAAAACAGCACATAGAAGAAAAATTAACTCAAAATACAGCTGCAGTTCTTGGGGTGCAACCAATAGTTAATTGTTTCCCAACATATGCCATAAAGCAGTTATGTGAAAATCATAAAATTCCTTTTATCATGGATAGTGTAGAGTCTGCATATGAAATGAACAACGGTTCTAAAGTAGGAGCACAGGCAACCGTAGAAGTGTTTTCAATGCATGCCAGTAAATTACTTAATGGCGGTGAAGGTGGATATGCAACAACTAATGAAGAATACATATATAAGAAGCTATCTTCCCTTAGAGGATTTGGGTTTGAAGGACCAGATAACCTTAAATATGAAAATGGTATAAATGCTAAATTAAACGAGGTGCACGCAGCCTTGGCTTTGGCAAATTTAGATTCAATAGAAAGTCTTGTCAGACATAATCGGAGGATATATCAGAGCTACAAGAACGAACTGTTTGATATTCCAGGTATCGAATTAATCTATTTCAATGAATCCGAAAAAACAAGTTATAAAAACATAGTTGTGAAAATAAATACTTCTTTTCCCTTGTCTAGAGACCAGCTGGAAGAATATCTCAATCAAAATTCATTTCTTGCAAGGTCTTACTACTCACCACCTCTTCATATTCAAAATAAGACCGATGTAAAACTACCCAATACAGAATCTTGCTCACTCAATCATCTCATATTACCCTCAGGATATCAATGCACAACAAAGGATGTAGCAGACATCTGTAAGCTTATTAGAAGCTTGAAATAAACAATGTCAATAAACAAACCTGCAATTATCGGTGGAGATCCAGAATTCAGAACAAAACTTCCAGTAGGACAGCTATATTTCCCTACAAAACAGGAATATATTCTGGCAATGAAAGGAATTTTTGAACGTGAATACTATACAAATAGTGGCCCATTATTGGTCGAGTTTGAAAGAAAACTGGCCTCATATTTTGAGGTTGAAGAGGTCATCGCAGTGACAAATAATACTTTGGGATTAATAATGACGGCTGAAGCGCTTGACCTTAAAGGTAGTGTTATTTTACCTGCTCTGACATTCGTAGCATCAGCTCTAAGCATCAAGCGATGTTCCTTAACACCAGTATTTTGCGATATAGACAAAAAAAGTATTTTCCCATCTCCGCAAGAATTGGAAAATGCATATCGCCCTGACACTTCTGCGGTACTAGGGGTAAATCTATGGGGTGGCTGTGCACCAATAAAAGAAACAGAGCAGTGGGCAAAAAATAAAAAAATCAAAGTGTATTGGGATTCAGCACAAGCAGTAGGATGCGAGGTCAAAGAGAAAAAAATAGGGGGTAACGGAGAAGCAGAGGTTTTCAGCTTTCACGCTACAAAAATATTAAGCACAACTGAGGGCGGGTGTATAACGACCAATAACAAAGATTTGGCACATAAGCTTAGAAATATTCGCTCCAGTTATGGTGTGAGAAAAAAAACAAACGTACTTAGAACGACCAACGCACGTATGTCTGAAATGCAAGCGGCAATAGGCATCATCTCTCTGGAGCATCTAGAAGAGTATATAGAAAATAATTTATCACTCCGAACTATCTATAAAATGCTAATTGATTCAATCCCAGGGATAGAATTGATGGGTGAAACTGGGGTTAGCAAATCCAATCATCAAAGCATAGTTATACTTGTCGACGAGGAAAGGTATGGAATCTCAAGGAATTTAGTTGTTAAAGCCCTTAATGCAGAGGGTGTTTTGGCTCGTAGATACTTTCTACCATCGCTGCACAAGCTAAGCCAGTTCACTGGCGAAAAAGCCATTAACTTGCCAAACACTGAATATTTTCAAAGTAGAAACATTGTAATGCCACTAGGAGCGCGAACCAGCCAAGAGAATATATTCCAAATATGTGAATTATTAACCAAATTTAGACAGCATACAGAGGCCATAAAAAGACATGGGTAAGTTAAATGGATACTGTGGAATAATGCAACCATATTTTTTCCCGTACTGGGGACATTTCTCTCTGATTGCATATACAGGTAAGTGGGTAATTTTTGATGAATGTCAATATAAACCTAAAAGCTGGATGAACAGAAATCGCATTCTTCACCCAAGCAAGGGTTGGCAATACCTTACTGTGCCTCTTGCAAATTCATCCCGCAATATTAAAGCAAAAGACGCAAAACTAATTAATCCCAAGCAAACAAAAGATACAATAATCAGAAAACTTGAACATTACAAAAAGGAGGCGAATAACTTTTCTGTTGTTATCGATCTCATTGATGAGGCATTTAAGAATATTGACCCTGAATATTCACTTACTTCGTTATGCCGAGCATCAATTGCGCTGACATGTGAGTATCTAGGAATATTGTTTAATTCACAGCTTAGTTCAGAGCTCAAACTTTGTTATCCTGCAAATATGAATGCAGGGAGATGGGCTCCTTTTATCGCACAAAGTGTACATGCGACAGGCTATCTAAACCCCATCAGCGGTGCATCGTTGTTTGAAGATTCAGAGTTCAAGAAGAGAAATCTGGAATTAAAATTTCTTCGTACCGAAACAGCAGAATATAGTCAAGGCAATTACGAAAAACACATAAACTTGTCTATACTTGATACTCTTATGTGGCTTCCAGTCAACGAAATACGAGATATCATTATTAAAAATGTGTGTATAATAGACGGTGATCGATACCTTCAAGAACTCTCGGAGGAAACAAAAGCAGCTGAGAGCTAAAGACCGATCAAGTCAGTAACATACAAATCTAAGTGCTGTTCGCTCAGCACTCCAAACAATTCCCTGTGCATGCACTGCATCTGATCACTGAGCAGCTGACTACAACGAAGAAGAGTATCGATTTGGCGCTGCTTATGTTTTCAACCCAAAGACTGACTAATGCTCTCACTAAGCGGCTCCGCAAGTCGCTTTTTTCTGAAGTGCTGGATCTACTCGGATTAACACTGCCCGACCACCGCCACACAATTGAAAACGGCAATCAACCGTTGAAAACACAACTGCAGACTCTCGGCACACCGAAGCTTGCCCACGACAACAAGCTGCACAACAAGTTCGCTTCTATCAGCAGCAAAACAGACATCACGGCATTTTTAACTGATCTCCGACGGCAGCCCACACCAACGACCAAATGCTGTTGATGATTCAGTCCCCCCAAGCTTACAGCTCAGTTCACCCAAGAGATGGATCGAATGGGCGCAGTGCTGAACTGGTAATCACAGCACAGTTTCGTCACAAGCTGGAGAGGCCGCGACTCAAATTCGGAAGAGGAGTGGAAAAACCTGAAAAAGCCTGTACACAACTTCAAATACTCAAAATGTCCCGTGGCAA includes:
- a CDS encoding DegT/DnrJ/EryC1/StrS aminotransferase family protein, whose protein sequence is MSINKPAIIGGDPEFRTKLPVGQLYFPTKQEYILAMKGIFEREYYTNSGPLLVEFERKLASYFEVEEVIAVTNNTLGLIMTAEALDLKGSVILPALTFVASALSIKRCSLTPVFCDIDKKSIFPSPQELENAYRPDTSAVLGVNLWGGCAPIKETEQWAKNKKIKVYWDSAQAVGCEVKEKKIGGNGEAEVFSFHATKILSTTEGGCITTNNKDLAHKLRNIRSSYGVRKKTNVLRTTNARMSEMQAAIGIISLEHLEEYIENNLSLRTIYKMLIDSIPGIELMGETGVSKSNHQSIVILVDEERYGISRNLVVKALNAEGVLARRYFLPSLHKLSQFTGEKAINLPNTEYFQSRNIVMPLGARTSQENIFQICELLTKFRQHTEAIKRHG
- a CDS encoding tetratricopeptide repeat protein; translated protein: MTDLITIQELSAAGRNQECLQACQNALQTNPEVYYAYKYAGKSLLALGQFEKAQQYLVKAHQLDGSDPEIVKDIGNIFLNLSDTAAALEWYEKALEINNNYAPAINNIASLKRQSGNTQEAINLFKRAIHADSKLIQAYVGVAASFLAIGDIDQAESFAHQALAINENTPGINEILGIIFQNKNKPDQAVEFYQKELGINPKADNSFLNLGLLLLQKGQAADAAKSLSKASALAPSEQCSLLLAQAYQNLGQFKEAIVEYRKLDIDQSKNKIIPFNLGLCLLNTGNNIDAVEAFKIVIQLDESFIPAWTSIGNALMNEGRQQEALPAIHKALALDPNIQGAYLSLGGIYKNLGQLDQALSATLKSLELQPDNPDAYSNLGGIYLDLGRLDQALSSTLKSLELKPDNPGAYLNLGGIYKELGQLDQALAATLKSLELKPDNPGAYLNLGGIYKELGQLDQALASTLKTLEIEPDNPDAHINLGGIYKTLGQLDQALAATLRSLELKPDNQSAYLNLGGIYQELGQLDQALTSTLKTLEIKPDNPDAHINLGGIYLDLGQLDQALTSTLKTLEIKPDNPDAHINLGGIYLDLGQLDQALTSTLKTLEIKPDNPDAHRNLGVIYQELGQLDQALASTLKSLELKPDNPDAHRNLGGIYQELGQLDQALASTLKSLELQPDNPITHKNMGIILLEKGEEKDAINCFEKAAQLKPSVPNLCMSKLHFPRIAMSSWEIKEQRNNYLSHIKKIFRERNVKESDKNFIDLSLFMLTYQNGKDDKELLQEIGKIVHPWLEVKSKNETSAVADFRETDSKANQKRRIGFYFDNPHKGHVIFQHYFNLVKSINKENIDVALIKGPLASSKSSKELENYVSRTIQLPNNLRRSVEMIIKLKLDVLIYTEIHSSHAPYCLAHNRLAKVQMVLPGNSITTGIKTVDYFISSKYTETNASEENYTERLIKINGIPTGIEIKSHKVRKDICDIYGIPKDVNLVSLLHNPAKFHPDWDEILEEVAQKCYNTTFLVLDFSERSSSLLSERWEKYAPTLLEKSKFMKPMPKVDYLSLISFCDALLDPLHRGCGTTAYEALAKGIPIVTKPGLLARSRLVYGLYQIMNIKDAPIAYSNSDYIALCIEITSNKNKLLHLKSQIKSKFHKIISSNFRATEELANLLSEI
- a CDS encoding aminotransferase class I/II-fold pyridoxal phosphate-dependent enzyme, yielding MTIKKKTIGTSSLAKPSLDAFLHYSNLFIEEGQYSNNGPCVKLLEKRLARFHKCKYCITFSNGFWGLVLALDCLKLANRNEVLIPSLTYRRMADLVTWAELKPVYYDIDPNTLTAKKQHIEEKLTQNTAAVLGVQPIVNCFPTYAIKQLCENHKIPFIMDSVESAYEMNNGSKVGAQATVEVFSMHASKLLNGGEGGYATTNEEYIYKKLSSLRGFGFEGPDNLKYENGINAKLNEVHAALALANLDSIESLVRHNRRIYQSYKNELFDIPGIELIYFNESEKTSYKNIVVKINTSFPLSRDQLEEYLNQNSFLARSYYSPPLHIQNKTDVKLPNTESCSLNHLILPSGYQCTTKDVADICKLIRSLK
- a CDS encoding class I SAM-dependent methyltransferase, which codes for MTDYNFFDHDTYARSRPKEDFWGQIKRTVRGEPADENQIKFITKAITNGLKLERNDNIIDFCCGNGALSSRLKNSVSKLKGIDNSEYLISIAKEFFEESPDISFMHSEIIDFLNSSTPTEASKYSKSLCYGSFSYLEQTIIDNILDQFNLKFKAISRFYIGNIPDRSRADVFFKDSIPQNADLASCKSVIGKWWTKSEIRALSEKYNWEATIIDMPEAFYASAYRFDVILSRDV
- a CDS encoding WbqC family protein — translated: MGKLNGYCGIMQPYFFPYWGHFSLIAYTGKWVIFDECQYKPKSWMNRNRILHPSKGWQYLTVPLANSSRNIKAKDAKLINPKQTKDTIIRKLEHYKKEANNFSVVIDLIDEAFKNIDPEYSLTSLCRASIALTCEYLGILFNSQLSSELKLCYPANMNAGRWAPFIAQSVHATGYLNPISGASLFEDSEFKKRNLELKFLRTETAEYSQGNYEKHINLSILDTLMWLPVNEIRDIIIKNVCIIDGDRYLQELSEETKAAES